The following nucleotide sequence is from Triticum urartu cultivar G1812 unplaced genomic scaffold, Tu2.1 TuUngrouped_contig_8993, whole genome shotgun sequence.
CAGCACGGAGAACAAGCACATGAAGCAGCAGCTCATCAAACAAATGAAGATTAAGCACAAGATAATGAAGAACCAgaggaagatgatgatgatgaaccaGATTCACAGCTTGCAGATCCGGATTATAtgcctgaagaagaagaagaagaagaagaagaagaagaacaagatgatgatgaagaagaagctgctcCTGCTCAGCAAGTAAATGAAGATGAAGTGCAAGATGATGAAGAAGTAgaggaagatgatgatgatgatgacgaagaAGAAGCTGCTCCTGCTCAGCAAGTAAATGAAGATGAAGTGCAAGATGATGAAGAAGcaaatgatgatgatgatgatgatgatgatgaaataAACTCCCAGGTTGCCGATCTAGATTACATACCCGAAGAGTCACAgggtgaagatgatgatgattgGTATCTTGTGGATCTTGAGGAAGAAGAAGCTGCTCCTGCTCAGCACGGAGAACAAGCATATGAAGCAGCAGCTCATCAAGCAAATGAAGATGAAGCACAAGATAATGAAGAAGCAgaggaagatgatgatgatgatgatgatgaagcagATTCACAGCTTGCCAATCCGGATTATAtgcctgaagaagaagaagaacaagatgatgatgaagaagaagctgctcCTGCTCAGCAAGTAAATGAAGATGAAGTGCAAGATGATGAAGAAGCATaggaagatgatgatgatgatgatgatgccgAAGAAGCTGCTCCTGCTCAGCAAGTAAATGAAGATGAAGTGCAAGATAATGAAGAAGCGcaggaagatgatgatgatgatgaagaagaagctgctcCTGCTCATCAAGTAAATGAAGATGAAGTGCAGGATGATGAAGAAGcaaatgatgatgatgatgatgatgatgatgaaataAACTCCTAGGTTGCCGATCCAGATAACATACCCGAAGAGTCACAgggtgaagatgatgatgattgGTATCTTGTGGATCTTGAGGAAGAAGAAGCTGCTCCTGCTCAGCACGGAGAATAAGCACATGAAGCAGCAGCTCATCAAGCAAATGAAGATGAAGCACAATATAATGACGAAGCAgaggaagatgatgatgatgatgatgaaccaGATTCACAGCTTGCAGATCCGGATTATATGcctggagaagaagaagaagatgaagaagaaaaagaacaagatgatgatgaagaagaagctgctcCTGCTCAGCAAGTAAATGAAGATGAAGTGCAAGATGATGAAGAAGCAGAGGaagatgatgattatgatgacgAAGAAGCTGCTCCTTCTTAGCAGGTAAATGAAGAGGAAGTgcaagatgatgaagaagcgcaggaagatgatgatgatg
It contains:
- the LOC125532082 gene encoding glutamic acid-rich protein-like, whose amino-acid sequence is MPEEEEEEEEEEEQDDDEEEAAPAQQVNEDEVQDDEEVEEDDDDDDEEEAAPAQQVNEDEVQDDEEANDDDDDDDDEINSQVADLDYIPEESQGEDDDDWYLVDLEEEEAAPAQHGEQAYEAAAHQANEDEAQDNEEAEEDDDDDDDEADSQLANPDYMPEEEEEQDDDEEEAAPAQQVNEDEVQDDEEA